A region from the Flavobacteriales bacterium genome encodes:
- a CDS encoding FG-GAP repeat protein → MKHQYTTIFLAALLGLATPGLSQGKKGSAVVRDTAASKQKPDLEELDFKPSEAEKILVAANCHRGYKCWISGTGFSLVPTQDIQGSFAFDIQGVGRGGYPIRKWVPLRSEVAGAVARYHAAEATAEYVHDQVGLRQNFIVHQAPVGDGMLRVDQRISSRDAGAVLVSEGDLRFVTAAGTVAASYNDLHVWDANGKELHAWFELEDDLLSIVVDDGGARYPVTIDPISTTPNRLLVGPQANQEFGISVATAGDLNGDGYSDVVVGAHLSSFGQATEGAAYVYYGTVNGIGAAASLILESNQAGAQFGCSVSTAGDVNGDGYSDLIVGARTWESAVGENNEGGAFVYYGSAIGIPSTPNVILQTNQTSDNFGSNVACGGDINDDGYSDVLVGAYLAAYGSTQEGVVFVYLGGAAGINPVPVHRLERNQSFWHFGRSIACAGDVNGDGYSDVIIGAPDSPNVNSDAGQAFVYFGGFNALGATLNVAPDQTLVGSTLLDGSFGWSVTCAGDVNADGYSDVAVGAYYDNQGGQAQEGTVWVFHGSAAGLSTTAAVVLQNNITTGWLGRAVSTAGDMNGDGYGDLLVGAPLSEAGEADEGLVYLYFGSATGLPSTASMNFQLNNAGANLGESVSTAGDVNGDGYTDMIIGARIYGTSGAAAIFHGGPYAMNLTNSGVRAGGATNAELGWSVAQAGDVNGDGYSDVLVGAPQAENGEVGEGLVYVHMGSSTGLSMVPALVLEANVANAQFGFSVSTAGDVNGDGYADVVIGAPLSNNIGRAYVFLGSPAGLNTVPTRTYTGAAASRLGYSVGTAGDINADGFSEILIGAPDIIQAYLYHGSAAGPSLVADVTLTQGVVGGLFGHWVTTAGDVNGDGYSDVAISARAFTNVQTNEGAVFIYHGSVTGLQLPAATQIEPNQASANFGVGLSAAGDVNGDGYFDIVVGADAWESGQTDEGAAFVYYGSPTGINTATPTIFQRNVVNARVGKAVSEGGDINGDGYADIVVGAPVLENGPQTDEGLVFVLRGSPTGLVTASYDQLELNAAGYQLGYSVAGGGDVDGDGYSDVIAGAPFANPVFAQEGAVYWYRGNLARSLMRQSRQYLSDLVSPLSVNSEDYTNPQYFGIGHRARSPIQRTDARLRWEVVFEGQPFSGNPITNSLGSTGTGAVWTDLGVVAPEIKELIYKAAGYIRYKWRVRVEYQLAKLHDGQRFGRWFYGYANGWGDIGVLPVELLSFTGRPAGDVNELEWTTASEENSSAFIVQRSIDGGTFLDLGSVQAAGNSQQVIRYAFVDGEPLSGVAYYRLRIVDLDGAAEESSIVVLQRGANDVLLYPNPAETFVNVVPSLPGIATLQCSDATGRRVLTIDISNGAGAPVPLHVADLPPGFYAVDCLCASGAVLARSSFVKN, encoded by the coding sequence ATGAAGCACCAGTACACGACGATCTTCCTCGCAGCGTTGTTGGGTCTTGCAACACCAGGGCTCTCCCAAGGGAAAAAGGGGAGCGCCGTGGTGCGCGACACGGCTGCTTCCAAGCAGAAACCGGACCTCGAGGAACTCGACTTCAAACCTTCCGAGGCAGAGAAGATCCTTGTTGCCGCCAACTGCCATCGTGGATACAAATGCTGGATCTCAGGAACAGGGTTCTCCCTGGTTCCGACCCAAGACATACAGGGCAGTTTCGCGTTCGATATCCAAGGTGTAGGACGTGGGGGATACCCGATCAGGAAATGGGTGCCTTTGCGCTCCGAAGTTGCAGGTGCCGTGGCTCGTTATCATGCTGCGGAGGCAACTGCTGAGTATGTGCACGACCAAGTTGGCCTCCGGCAGAATTTCATCGTGCACCAAGCACCAGTGGGCGACGGGATGTTGCGTGTGGACCAGCGCATTTCGTCCCGCGATGCGGGCGCGGTGCTCGTTAGCGAAGGCGACCTGAGGTTCGTGACCGCTGCAGGCACCGTCGCAGCATCGTACAACGACCTCCATGTTTGGGATGCAAACGGCAAGGAACTCCACGCATGGTTCGAACTGGAGGATGATCTGCTCTCGATCGTCGTGGACGATGGTGGTGCGCGCTATCCCGTGACGATCGACCCGATCAGCACCACGCCGAACCGCTTACTTGTAGGGCCTCAGGCAAACCAGGAGTTCGGTATCAGCGTGGCCACCGCTGGTGACCTCAATGGAGATGGCTATAGCGATGTTGTCGTGGGTGCCCACCTCTCCTCATTCGGGCAAGCCACCGAAGGCGCAGCGTACGTTTATTATGGAACGGTGAACGGCATTGGCGCCGCGGCCAGTTTGATCCTCGAAAGCAACCAAGCCGGTGCACAATTCGGCTGTTCGGTCAGCACTGCAGGCGACGTGAACGGCGACGGGTACAGCGACCTCATTGTGGGCGCTCGGACGTGGGAAAGCGCGGTTGGCGAAAACAACGAAGGAGGCGCTTTCGTCTACTACGGATCAGCCATAGGCATCCCCTCCACACCCAATGTGATCCTGCAGACCAACCAAACGAGCGACAACTTCGGCAGTAATGTGGCCTGCGGTGGCGACATCAACGACGATGGCTACAGCGATGTTCTTGTCGGTGCCTACCTGGCTGCATACGGTTCCACCCAAGAGGGGGTGGTGTTCGTTTACCTCGGTGGCGCGGCCGGCATTAACCCGGTACCGGTGCACCGTCTGGAACGCAATCAATCGTTCTGGCACTTCGGTCGCAGCATCGCGTGCGCAGGTGACGTGAACGGGGATGGGTACAGTGATGTGATCATCGGCGCGCCGGATTCACCGAACGTGAACTCCGATGCGGGACAGGCCTTTGTCTATTTCGGCGGGTTCAACGCGCTCGGCGCCACGCTGAACGTGGCCCCGGACCAGACATTGGTCGGCAGTACGTTGCTCGACGGTTCGTTCGGCTGGAGCGTGACCTGTGCCGGCGACGTGAACGCCGACGGGTACAGCGACGTGGCGGTCGGTGCCTACTATGACAACCAGGGAGGCCAGGCCCAAGAAGGTACCGTTTGGGTCTTCCACGGCAGCGCAGCCGGATTGAGCACTACCGCGGCCGTGGTCCTTCAGAACAACATTACCACGGGCTGGTTGGGCCGCGCGGTGAGCACAGCTGGTGACATGAACGGTGATGGTTACGGGGATCTGCTCGTTGGCGCGCCGCTCAGTGAGGCAGGGGAGGCGGACGAAGGTCTTGTGTACTTGTACTTCGGAAGTGCGACGGGTCTTCCAAGCACGGCTTCCATGAACTTCCAATTGAACAATGCCGGAGCGAACCTTGGCGAAAGCGTGTCCACAGCTGGTGACGTGAACGGTGATGGTTATACCGACATGATCATCGGTGCACGCATCTATGGCACGAGCGGGGCCGCCGCCATCTTTCATGGAGGCCCGTATGCGATGAACCTCACCAATTCGGGTGTGCGTGCTGGTGGTGCCACCAATGCCGAACTGGGCTGGAGCGTGGCGCAGGCAGGTGATGTGAACGGTGACGGCTACAGCGATGTGCTCGTTGGTGCACCACAAGCCGAGAACGGTGAAGTAGGTGAGGGGCTTGTGTACGTGCACATGGGTTCTTCCACTGGTTTGTCCATGGTGCCTGCGCTTGTACTTGAGGCCAACGTGGCCAACGCACAGTTCGGATTCAGCGTGAGCACTGCGGGCGACGTGAACGGCGACGGCTATGCTGATGTCGTGATCGGTGCGCCGCTGAGCAACAACATCGGTCGGGCCTATGTGTTCCTTGGCAGTCCCGCCGGTTTGAACACAGTTCCCACGCGCACCTACACGGGAGCTGCGGCATCACGCTTGGGCTATAGCGTCGGTACCGCAGGTGACATCAACGCGGACGGCTTTAGCGAAATACTGATCGGAGCACCGGACATAATCCAGGCCTACCTCTACCACGGCTCGGCGGCTGGTCCATCATTGGTCGCGGATGTTACGCTCACGCAAGGTGTCGTTGGCGGGCTGTTCGGGCATTGGGTCACCACCGCAGGCGATGTGAACGGGGACGGCTATTCTGACGTGGCCATCTCTGCTCGTGCCTTCACCAACGTACAAACGAACGAAGGTGCCGTGTTCATCTATCATGGATCGGTCACGGGGCTTCAGTTGCCTGCCGCAACACAGATCGAACCCAATCAAGCATCCGCGAACTTCGGAGTGGGCCTCAGCGCGGCAGGCGACGTGAACGGTGATGGCTATTTCGACATCGTGGTAGGCGCTGATGCATGGGAAAGCGGCCAAACCGATGAAGGGGCCGCATTCGTCTACTACGGTTCACCGACCGGTATCAACACCGCAACGCCGACCATCTTCCAGCGCAATGTGGTGAACGCACGTGTGGGCAAAGCAGTGAGCGAGGGTGGTGACATCAATGGCGATGGATACGCGGACATTGTTGTTGGGGCACCCGTCCTTGAGAACGGACCACAGACCGACGAGGGTCTGGTCTTCGTCCTTCGTGGATCCCCAACAGGTCTTGTAACTGCATCATACGATCAATTGGAATTGAACGCTGCGGGTTACCAACTGGGCTATTCCGTGGCGGGGGGGGGCGATGTGGACGGTGATGGTTACAGCGATGTGATCGCTGGCGCCCCGTTCGCCAACCCGGTCTTCGCCCAGGAGGGAGCCGTGTATTGGTACCGTGGCAATCTGGCGCGCAGCCTAATGCGCCAGTCGCGCCAGTATCTGAGCGACCTCGTGAGCCCGCTCTCCGTGAACAGCGAGGACTACACCAACCCGCAGTACTTCGGCATCGGGCACCGTGCCCGCAGCCCGATCCAACGGACCGATGCCAGACTGCGTTGGGAAGTCGTGTTCGAGGGGCAGCCGTTCAGCGGGAACCCGATCACCAACAGTTTGGGCAGCACGGGCACTGGTGCCGTGTGGACCGATCTGGGCGTGGTAGCCCCTGAGATCAAGGAGCTGATCTATAAAGCCGCAGGCTACATCCGCTACAAGTGGCGGGTGCGAGTGGAATACCAACTGGCCAAACTGCACGACGGCCAGCGTTTTGGCCGCTGGTTCTATGGATACGCGAACGGCTGGGGTGATATCGGCGTGCTTCCCGTGGAACTGCTCTCCTTCACCGGTAGACCTGCTGGCGATGTGAATGAGCTGGAATGGACCACGGCGAGCGAGGAGAACAGCTCAGCGTTCATTGTGCAACGGAGCATTGATGGGGGTACTTTCCTTGACTTGGGTTCTGTGCAGGCCGCGGGCAACAGCCAGCAAGTGATCCGGTATGCCTTCGTCGATGGTGAGCCTCTTTCAGGTGTGGCGTACTACAGGTTGCGGATCGTCGACCTTGATGGTGCTGCGGAAGAGAGCAGCATCGTGGTGTTGCAAAGGGGGGCGAACGACGTGCTTCTGTATCCCAACCCGGCCGAGACGTTTGTTAATGTCGTTCCGTCCCTTCCCGGTATAGCAACTCTTCAGTGTTCGGATGCCACTGGCCGCCGCGTTCTGACCATCGACATCAGCAATGGAGCCGGTGCTCCGGTTCCATTGCACGTTGCCGATCTTCCCCCTGGCTTCTATGCCGTGGACTGCTTGTGCGCTTCAGGCGCTGTGCTTGCCCGATCGTCCTTCGTGAAGAACTGA